In the Solanum pennellii chromosome 5, SPENNV200 genome, one interval contains:
- the LOC107020028 gene encoding pectinesterase 1-like has product MSGKNSIFALETIFLIILLFIPRVFSDDLVPIPADKSQLNSWFEANVKPLDARKDTLDPALVAAEANKTIIKVRTDGSGDFKTLTEAVKSIPEDNKRRVIIWIGGGNYTEKVKIERNKPFVTLYGDPKNVPNIIFSGTAKQYTIVESGTVIVESEYFSAVNINFVNTAPRPDGKMELAQAAALRTAGDKASLYNCKMFGFQDTFCDDKGKHFFKDCYIEGTVDFIFGNGKSIYLNTEAHVIPGDPMAMVTAHARDGENVDSGYSFVHCTITGTGNTAYLGRAWKPFSKVVFSYTDMTDVVHPEGWSDNGKPENDKSVFYGEYNCKGAGAALEKRVPYTKKLSVEEAKPFISLAYIEGSKWLLPPVTL; this is encoded by the exons atgtctgggaaaaattcaatttttgctttggaaactatttttttaataattcttctttttattcctAGAGTTTTTTCTGATGATTTAGTTCCAATTCCAGCTGATAAATCACAATTAAATAGTTGGTTTGAAGCTAATGTTAAGCCATTAGATGCAAGAAAAGACACTTTAGACCCTGCCCTTGTAGCTGCTGAGGCTAATAAAACTATCATTAAG GTGAGGACAGATGGAAGTGGTGATTTCAAGACTCTAACAGAAGCTGTTAAAAGTATTCCAGAAGATAATAAAAGAAGAGTTATTATTTGGATTGGAGGTGGAAATTACACTGAAAAAGTCAAAATTGAGAGAAATAAGCCTTTTGTTACATTATATGGAGACCCTAAAAATGTcccaaatattatatttagtgGAACTGCAAAACAATATACTATTGTTGAGAGTGGCACTGTCATTGTTGAATCTGAATACTTCAGTGCTGTTAATATCAATTTTGTG AATACAGCACCAAGACCAGATGGAAAAATGGAATTAGCTCAAGCAGCAGCATTGAGGACAGCAGGAGATAAAGCTTCATTGTATAACTGTAAAATGTTTGGATTTCAAGACACTTTTTGTGATGACAAAGGAAAACATTTCTTTAAAGATTGCTACATTGAAGGCACAGTTGATTTCATATTTGGCAATGGAAAATCCATATATTtg aACACAGAGGCACATGTAATTCCAGGGGATCCAATGGCAATGGTAACAGCACATGCAAGAGATGGAGAAAATGTAGACAGTGGCTATTCTTTTGTGCATTGCACTATTACTGGAACAGGCAACACAGCATATTTAGGAAGGGCATGGAAGCCTTTTTCTAAAGTTGTTTTCTCATATACTGATATGACTGATGTTGTTCACCCTGAAGGATGGTCTGACAATGGTAAACCCGAAAACGACAA gTCGGTATTTTACGGAGAATACAATTGTAAAGGAGCAGGGGCAGCTTTGGAAAAAAGAGTTCCATATACAAAGAAATTAAGTGTTGAAGAGGCAAAACCTTTTATATCTCTTGCTTATATTGAAGGTTCTAAGTGGCTACTTCCTCCCGTGAcactttaa